From one Pseudactinotalea sp. HY158 genomic stretch:
- a CDS encoding phosphoribosylanthranilate isomerase: MYVKICGLSTPATLAAAVAAGADAVGFVFAPGSPRTITPEIAAPLVAAAGPSVETVGVFRDQPIEEVLALARAAGVSTVQLHGREDDAAHLRVIEAGFAGLRAFSAEDYLRLSPERIARWATRRILLDAVRPGAGETFDAALLEEARPAGFWLLAGGLTPANVAGLVARLRPSGVDVSSGVESSRGVKSARLITEFVAAARAGA, encoded by the coding sequence GTGTACGTCAAGATCTGTGGGCTGAGCACCCCCGCCACCCTCGCCGCCGCCGTGGCCGCCGGGGCCGACGCCGTCGGGTTCGTGTTCGCCCCGGGGAGCCCGCGCACGATCACCCCGGAGATCGCGGCCCCGCTCGTCGCCGCCGCGGGGCCGTCGGTCGAGACCGTCGGCGTCTTCCGCGATCAGCCGATCGAGGAGGTGCTCGCCCTCGCCCGCGCCGCGGGCGTGAGCACCGTGCAGCTGCACGGGCGTGAGGACGACGCAGCTCACCTTCGCGTGATCGAGGCCGGGTTCGCCGGGCTGCGGGCGTTCTCCGCCGAGGACTACCTGCGGCTGAGCCCGGAGCGGATCGCCCGCTGGGCCACCCGGCGGATCCTGCTCGATGCCGTGCGGCCCGGCGCCGGGGAGACCTTCGACGCCGCCCTCCTCGAGGAGGCGCGTCCAGCGGGCTTCTGGCTCCTCGCCGGCGGGCTCACCCCGGCGAACGTGGCGGGCCTCGTGGCGCGCCTGCGACCGAGCGGGGTCGACGTCTCCAGCGGGGTCGAGTCCTCCCGGGGTGTCAAGAGCGCCCGCCTCATCACCGAGTTCGTCGCGGCCGCCCGCGCCGGTGCCTGA
- a CDS encoding GTP pyrophosphokinase family protein, whose protein sequence is MPYESTGSDLVPFGDLPLDTDEMQRRHHELTGVLLGYQYAIDQMVTRLGVLREDFNHSHGDNPIESISSRLKSPASIIAKLHRKNFPMTIEGIRENILDIAGIRVTCSFIADIYTVRDLLLGLPDVTLIEERDYIAVPKPNGYKSLHLIVAVPVVRAAGTELVTVEVQIRTIAMDFWASLEHKIYYKYDGAVPEHLVDNLRQAAVAANHLDEQMQELHQEVQALRDHPPRVVA, encoded by the coding sequence ATGCCCTACGAATCAACCGGATCCGACCTCGTGCCGTTCGGCGACCTCCCCCTCGACACCGACGAGATGCAGCGCCGCCACCACGAGCTCACCGGCGTGCTGCTCGGCTACCAGTACGCGATCGACCAGATGGTCACGCGGCTCGGGGTGCTGCGGGAGGACTTCAACCACAGCCACGGGGACAACCCGATCGAGTCGATCTCCTCCCGGCTCAAGTCGCCCGCGTCGATCATCGCGAAGCTGCACCGCAAGAACTTCCCGATGACGATCGAGGGCATCCGCGAGAACATCCTCGACATCGCCGGGATCCGGGTCACGTGCTCGTTCATCGCCGACATCTACACGGTGCGCGACCTGCTGCTCGGCCTGCCGGACGTCACCCTGATCGAGGAGCGCGACTACATCGCCGTGCCCAAGCCGAACGGGTACAAGAGCCTGCATCTCATCGTGGCGGTGCCGGTCGTGCGGGCCGCGGGCACCGAGCTCGTGACCGTCGAGGTGCAGATCCGCACGATCGCCATGGACTTCTGGGCCAGCCTCGAGCACAAGATCTACTACAAGTACGACGGCGCTGTGCCCGAGCACCTCGTGGACAACCTGCGCCAGGCCGCGGTCGCCGCCAATCACCTGGACGAGCAGATGCAGGAGCTCCACCAGGAGGTGCAGGCGCTGCGGGATCACCCGCCGCGCGTGGTCGCCTGA
- a CDS encoding RimK family alpha-L-glutamate ligase: protein MISSSLPLLEDESGPLAAALTERGGLPEVHAWNATGVPWSDYDLVVLTSTWGHNDHREEFLQWCTTVPRLTNPANVIRWNSDKHYLQPLSEHGLPTIETTWLEPDRNYNKRDLHNRFPAQEEFVIKPAVAISAHGSGRYTATDADSRRYAINHAHRLLGEGHSVMVQRYIPEIDSHGEISLTFFHGTYSHAVRKEPMLSPGSEVVNTSSMAAEVSAHRASNVEIEAAQTALAFARARIPGRSVTSRPLLYAQVDLVRPSDGPPLIMELELTASFVHESCSPGALARFADAIMAEARMGPDSQNIDLA from the coding sequence GTGATCAGCTCCAGCCTGCCCCTTCTCGAGGACGAGAGCGGCCCGCTCGCGGCGGCACTGACCGAACGCGGCGGCCTGCCGGAGGTGCACGCCTGGAACGCCACCGGGGTGCCCTGGAGCGACTACGACCTCGTGGTGCTCACCTCCACCTGGGGTCACAACGACCACCGCGAGGAGTTCCTCCAGTGGTGCACGACCGTGCCCCGGCTCACCAACCCCGCGAACGTCATCCGCTGGAACAGCGACAAGCACTACCTGCAGCCGCTGAGCGAGCACGGCCTGCCCACGATCGAGACGACGTGGCTCGAACCCGACCGCAACTACAACAAGCGCGACCTGCACAACCGCTTCCCCGCCCAGGAGGAGTTCGTGATCAAGCCGGCCGTCGCGATCAGCGCGCACGGCAGCGGCCGGTACACGGCCACCGACGCGGACTCGCGCCGGTACGCGATCAACCACGCCCACCGGCTCCTCGGCGAGGGGCACTCGGTCATGGTCCAGCGCTACATCCCCGAGATCGACTCCCACGGGGAGATCTCGCTGACGTTCTTCCACGGCACGTACTCCCATGCCGTGCGCAAGGAGCCGATGCTCAGCCCCGGGTCCGAGGTGGTGAACACGAGCTCGATGGCCGCCGAGGTGAGCGCCCACCGGGCCTCGAACGTCGAGATCGAGGCCGCGCAGACCGCGCTCGCCTTCGCCCGCGCCCGCATCCCGGGCCGCAGCGTCACCTCCCGGCCGCTGCTCTACGCGCAGGTCGATCTCGTGCGCCCGAGCGACGGGCCGCCGCTCATCATGGAGCTCGAGCTCACCGCCTCGTTCGTGCACGAGTCGTGCAGCCCCGGCGCGCTCGCCCGGTTCGCCGATGCGATCATGGCCGAGGCGCGCATGGGGCCCGATTCGCAGAACATCGACCTCGCCTGA
- the bcp gene encoding thioredoxin-dependent thiol peroxidase codes for MSRLAVGDPAPEFTLPSADGREVSLAELRSGAEAGVVVYFYPAAGTPGCTKQACDFRDSLASLRAAGYGVIGVSPDPVAKLAKFVESESLTFPVVSDPEHAVLEAYGAWGEKKNYGRIYVGVIRSTIVVAPDGTVALAQYNVRASGHVAKLRRDLGIDAA; via the coding sequence GTGTCCCGTCTTGCCGTGGGCGATCCCGCCCCCGAATTCACCCTGCCGAGCGCCGACGGCCGCGAGGTGAGCCTCGCCGAGTTGCGCTCCGGAGCCGAGGCCGGCGTCGTCGTCTACTTCTACCCGGCGGCGGGCACGCCCGGGTGCACGAAGCAGGCGTGCGACTTCCGCGACAGCCTCGCCTCGCTGCGCGCCGCCGGCTACGGGGTGATCGGCGTCTCCCCCGACCCGGTGGCCAAGCTCGCGAAATTCGTCGAGTCCGAGTCCCTCACGTTCCCGGTCGTCTCCGACCCCGAGCACGCGGTGCTCGAGGCCTACGGCGCCTGGGGTGAGAAGAAGAACTATGGGCGCATCTACGTCGGCGTCATCCGCTCGACGATCGTCGTCGCCCCGGACGGCACCGTGGCGCTCGCGCAGTACAACGTGCGGGCGAGCGGACACGTGGCCAAGCTGCGCCGCGACCTGGGCATCGACGCGGCGTAG
- a CDS encoding MFS transporter yields MAAATLALRRERRTLDSATLASGAEQVVDFVLPLFAGAILGLSAWETGLLIAASQLTAFLIRPVAGVVVDRADRSVVGALGAGAFAVGCGLFALSTGFSSAVIAAVVTGGAGAFLWVAIRSIIGERLHEDSSVFAKLVAAEETGGWLILVPAIILLSIAGYQWVFAGIALCCLLAAWGLFRTRHRDSSTDDARTAATELSSVSLRRLGTSLRPMLLAVVVTMTAEAAISLLLILHLQRGFGLGLVEIAYVFLPGAIAMSVLPAPLHRLAVRFGRRRMLMLGSVSSALFALGLAFAPSPPWIAALWVLSAVAWAAVIPVQQSVIAEVAGRAHLGRGLSLYEAACLAGAFIGSLVAGLLYESGSWLLACLICALVISSGAALIPAAVRRLGVTDDPEAAAVAALSGPARPTIHSDGRPSTAQDVDLSARSDANESMAQKSRRTLLTDLAAHSGLLAVGLLIARFAVPESSFSSILGFGTEAPGVVRAVRELFDGDPDIAALAGAAMRTWVVVYIIDLIWTAWKMLEPRSDDHDRS; encoded by the coding sequence ATGGCTGCTGCGACCCTCGCGTTACGGCGCGAGCGGCGCACGCTGGACAGTGCAACGCTCGCCAGCGGTGCTGAGCAGGTCGTCGACTTCGTGCTGCCACTCTTCGCGGGCGCAATACTCGGGCTCTCTGCGTGGGAGACCGGCCTGCTGATCGCAGCGAGTCAGTTGACGGCATTCCTGATTCGCCCCGTAGCCGGTGTGGTGGTCGACCGCGCAGATCGCTCGGTCGTCGGCGCGCTCGGGGCAGGTGCATTCGCGGTCGGATGCGGACTCTTCGCCCTCTCGACGGGGTTCTCATCGGCCGTGATCGCGGCGGTCGTGACCGGCGGGGCAGGTGCGTTTCTGTGGGTCGCAATCCGTTCGATCATCGGGGAACGCCTCCACGAGGATTCGAGCGTGTTCGCGAAGCTTGTCGCAGCGGAGGAAACGGGCGGATGGCTGATCCTCGTGCCCGCCATCATCCTGCTCTCCATCGCCGGGTATCAGTGGGTATTCGCCGGCATCGCCCTGTGCTGCCTCCTCGCGGCGTGGGGGCTGTTCCGAACACGTCATCGAGATTCATCGACGGACGACGCGAGGACCGCGGCAACAGAGCTATCGAGCGTTTCGCTGAGACGACTCGGCACATCGCTACGACCAATGCTGCTTGCCGTAGTGGTTACGATGACCGCTGAAGCGGCGATCAGTCTGCTACTGATCCTCCACCTGCAACGCGGCTTCGGTCTCGGACTCGTCGAGATCGCCTACGTGTTCCTTCCCGGAGCGATCGCAATGAGCGTCCTCCCGGCCCCTCTGCATCGCCTGGCCGTGCGGTTCGGTCGCCGCCGGATGCTCATGCTCGGCTCGGTGAGCAGCGCCCTGTTCGCACTCGGTCTTGCATTCGCACCGAGCCCACCCTGGATCGCAGCACTATGGGTACTGTCCGCGGTCGCATGGGCGGCAGTGATCCCCGTACAGCAGTCGGTGATCGCAGAGGTTGCGGGCCGCGCGCACCTTGGTCGCGGCCTCAGTCTGTACGAGGCGGCCTGCCTGGCAGGAGCGTTCATCGGATCTCTCGTCGCGGGTCTTCTCTACGAGTCGGGAAGCTGGCTCCTCGCCTGCCTCATCTGCGCCCTCGTGATCTCATCCGGTGCGGCCCTTATCCCCGCGGCGGTGAGACGACTCGGTGTGACCGACGACCCAGAAGCTGCAGCGGTCGCGGCCCTCTCCGGCCCCGCGAGGCCGACGATTCACTCGGACGGGCGCCCTTCCACCGCGCAGGACGTGGACCTGAGTGCCCGCTCCGACGCGAACGAATCCATGGCGCAGAAATCACGCCGAACACTCCTCACCGATCTTGCGGCCCACAGCGGACTACTTGCAGTTGGGCTCTTGATCGCCCGGTTCGCCGTCCCCGAGTCCTCGTTCTCCTCGATCCTGGGTTTCGGCACCGAAGCCCCCGGCGTCGTGCGCGCCGTCCGTGAACTCTTCGACGGCGACCCCGACATTGCTGCGCTCGCGGGCGCCGCCATGCGCACGTGGGTCGTCGTGTACATCATCGATCTCATCTGGACGGCCTGGAAGATGTTGGAACCCCGGAGCGACGACCATGATCGCAGCTGA
- a CDS encoding TetR/AcrR family transcriptional regulator: protein MPKLIDHDQRREQIAEATWRVVLAEGISSVSIRTVAAEAGISTGSLRHVFPTKTELLVHAMQLVDQRAWERIQHHLEEPDPRSLVIAVIRELLPLDAERRAEMQVNIALIAEAPGNDQIRQVRDETYAVLRDACRRMVTHIHQADLAAPELDIEAATTALHGLVDGLAVHMLVNPEPTFAQQALQAIEDNIDGLKRL from the coding sequence ATGCCGAAGCTCATCGATCACGATCAGCGACGTGAACAGATCGCTGAAGCAACCTGGCGTGTTGTTCTGGCCGAGGGCATCAGCAGCGTGTCCATTCGTACGGTCGCAGCAGAAGCAGGCATCTCCACCGGGTCGCTACGCCACGTTTTTCCCACCAAGACCGAGCTGCTGGTTCACGCCATGCAACTGGTGGATCAGCGCGCGTGGGAGCGCATCCAACACCACCTCGAGGAGCCGGACCCGCGCTCCCTTGTGATCGCCGTCATCAGGGAGCTTCTCCCGCTCGACGCCGAGCGCCGCGCAGAGATGCAGGTCAACATCGCGCTGATCGCCGAAGCACCCGGCAATGACCAGATCAGGCAGGTCCGTGACGAAACCTATGCGGTGCTCCGAGATGCGTGCAGGCGCATGGTCACCCACATCCACCAAGCTGACCTGGCCGCGCCGGAACTCGACATCGAAGCAGCGACGACCGCGCTGCACGGACTTGTCGACGGATTGGCCGTTCACATGCTCGTCAACCCTGAACCGACCTTCGCGCAACAGGCGCTCCAGGCAATCGAAGACAACATCGATGGGCTGAAACGCTTGTGA
- a CDS encoding response regulator transcription factor encodes MIRILIADDEAMIRSALAALLRLEDDIDVVAECADGEAAVDLALRLEPDVCLLDLEMPGLDGVEVAERLRRTVASRCVVVTRHARPGVLRRALASGVAGFLPKSRGAEEVAQVIRRVAAGARYVDPEVAADALSDERSPLTDRELDVLRAGRRGQTTGQIARSLSLAPGTVRNHISTVLGKLQVATRQQAVLLAEERGWI; translated from the coding sequence ATGATCCGCATCCTGATCGCCGACGACGAGGCGATGATCCGGTCGGCTCTGGCCGCGCTGCTCCGCCTCGAGGACGACATCGACGTGGTCGCCGAGTGCGCCGACGGCGAGGCAGCCGTCGACCTCGCGCTCAGGCTCGAGCCGGACGTCTGCCTGCTCGACCTGGAGATGCCGGGCCTCGACGGGGTCGAGGTCGCCGAACGGCTGCGCCGCACCGTCGCGTCCCGGTGCGTGGTGGTGACGAGGCATGCGCGGCCCGGAGTGCTGCGCCGCGCGCTCGCCTCGGGCGTCGCCGGATTCCTGCCCAAGTCGCGCGGGGCCGAGGAGGTCGCCCAGGTCATCCGCCGCGTCGCGGCCGGTGCCCGGTACGTCGACCCGGAGGTGGCCGCCGACGCCCTGAGCGACGAACGCAGCCCCCTGACCGACCGGGAGCTCGACGTGCTGCGGGCGGGCCGCCGCGGTCAGACCACGGGGCAGATCGCCCGCTCCCTCTCGCTGGCGCCCGGAACGGTGCGCAACCACATCTCGACCGTGCTCGGCAAGCTCCAGGTCGCCACGCGCCAGCAGGCGGTGCTGCTCGCGGAGGAACGCGGCTGGATCTGA
- a CDS encoding sensor histidine kinase, whose amino-acid sequence MTSPDDRAAAAPAAPGLRSDRRLTRSITVTWWYTVSAIVFFELMLVLMTVSVLHLEGFRPAVVRAVAAGGLLWLVATGVALVAYRHRTDSAPLLPWRSALLPLSTAAVLGALGWASTGIWIVAITPVVQVAVMLDWAAGIRLRVVVAATALLAVLASIDARSVFTGGDSAESNWPVMVVYSVLLPGVTVLSLWWWDVLVRLDRARAAESRLGATQERLRVATDVHDLQGHHLQVIALQLELAERLIDKGRAGAALEQVRAARTSVAAAQQGTRDLATRFRGVPLEHEIANAVDLLRAAGTTAEATIDPDSRRAPADVLGPVIRETTTNVLRHGGGRWARLLLTGDGAGWRYEITNDASSPAAASEDGSGLTGIARRVGEAGGEVRVERGRSEFTVTVRVPATGRPAGPVTVPAEGSERR is encoded by the coding sequence GTGACCAGCCCTGACGACCGTGCCGCCGCAGCTCCCGCGGCGCCCGGTCTCCGCAGCGATCGTCGGCTCACCCGGAGCATCACCGTGACCTGGTGGTACACGGTCTCGGCGATCGTCTTCTTCGAGCTGATGCTCGTTCTGATGACGGTGTCGGTGCTCCACCTGGAGGGCTTTCGCCCCGCGGTGGTGCGCGCCGTCGCCGCCGGCGGGCTCCTGTGGCTGGTCGCGACGGGCGTGGCCCTCGTCGCCTACCGGCACCGCACCGATTCCGCCCCACTCCTGCCGTGGCGTTCGGCGCTCCTGCCGCTGTCGACGGCCGCGGTCCTCGGCGCCCTCGGTTGGGCGTCCACCGGTATCTGGATCGTCGCGATCACGCCCGTCGTGCAGGTGGCGGTCATGCTCGACTGGGCGGCGGGGATCCGGCTGCGGGTGGTGGTGGCCGCGACCGCGCTGCTTGCCGTGCTCGCATCGATCGACGCCCGCTCGGTCTTCACGGGGGGCGATTCCGCCGAGTCGAACTGGCCGGTCATGGTCGTGTACTCGGTCCTGCTCCCCGGCGTGACCGTGCTCTCGCTGTGGTGGTGGGATGTGCTCGTGCGGCTCGACCGGGCCCGGGCGGCCGAATCGCGCCTGGGGGCGACCCAGGAGCGGCTGCGCGTCGCGACCGACGTGCACGACCTGCAGGGGCATCACCTTCAGGTCATCGCCCTGCAGCTCGAACTCGCCGAGCGACTCATCGACAAGGGTCGAGCCGGCGCCGCGCTCGAGCAGGTGCGGGCGGCGAGAACGAGCGTCGCCGCCGCGCAGCAGGGCACGCGGGATCTCGCGACGCGGTTCCGCGGCGTCCCCCTCGAGCACGAGATCGCGAACGCGGTCGACCTGCTCCGGGCCGCGGGCACGACCGCGGAGGCGACGATCGACCCCGACTCGCGCCGAGCGCCCGCCGACGTCCTCGGGCCGGTGATCCGCGAGACGACCACGAACGTGCTCCGGCACGGGGGCGGGCGGTGGGCCCGGTTGCTGCTCACCGGCGACGGCGCCGGCTGGCGCTACGAGATCACCAACGACGCGTCCTCGCCCGCCGCGGCGAGCGAGGACGGATCCGGGCTCACGGGCATCGCCCGGCGGGTGGGCGAGGCCGGCGGCGAGGTCCGCGTGGAGCGCGGGCGGAGCGAGTTCACGGTCACGGTGCGGGTGCCGGCTACCGGCCGGCCGGCCGGACCGGTGACCGTGCCCGCGGAGGGGAGCGAGCGACGATGA